Genomic window (Methyloprofundus sp.):
TCAAAATGAATCAGAATCGTTAACGAATCTGCAACAATTGCAAAATGACATTCTCAATAATTTAACCGAAGCGTTCCCTCTGGAAAAAGACCACTCCATTAGTATTCACTCCTGCCATTCGCGACTACGCGAAATTGAAGTATTAAAAAATCAGATATTACATGCCTTAGAAACTGATCCCGAAATTAAGTTACGCGATATCGTGATTATGGCACCTGATATTCAACAATACGCGCCCTTTATCAATGCAGTATTTGACGATATTCAACATGCCATTGCCGATCGCAGTTTGCGCAGTACCAATAGCTCGTTAGATGCCTTTCTACGCTTGCTACGCATAACCCAAGGCCGCTTTGGTTGGCAAGAAGTCATGGATTTATTAAAGCAAGAAGAGGTCTATCGCTGCTTTGGTTTAAATGCAACTGATGTTGAACTAATCGGCCATTGGGTTGCAGCAACAAATATCCGCTGGGGTAAATCAGCACAACATAAAAAGCAATTACAATTACCTGAATCACCTGAAAATACGTGGCTGGCAGGTTTGGAGCGTATGCTAATGGGCTATGCCGTTGGTTCAGACGATGAGTTTATCGCAGGCACGCTACCTTATATAGATATTGAAGGGACTTCTGCGCAAGCACTAGGTGGTTTGCATGATTTTCTACAATTGCTCTTTAGTGCCAGTCGTGAATTAGCCAAAGCCAATACCCTAGAAAATTGGGCAAACCGTCTCATCTATTTTCTAGATTTGCTGTTTCCTGCGGAAGCATTAGATGCCAATCAACAAGCCGAAAAACGGCAAGTAACCGAAATACTGCAAGAGCTCAATACCGAATTAGCTGAACTGCATCAACAACCCGTTGCATTAGCGGTTATTCTATCTTGGCTGGAGGGTCGGGTAGAGGAAAGCAAATCTGCCAACGGTTTTTTGCGCGGCCAATTGACCTTTTGCTCGATGCTGCCGATGCGCTCCATTCCCTTTAAAGTGATTGCCTTATTAGGTATGAATGAAGGTGAGTTCCCGCATATTGACCAGCATTTAACCTTTGATTTATTAGCCAATGACTTTAAACCAGGAGACCGCTCGCGCCGCTCCGATGATCGTTACCAATTTTTAGAAATTTTATTATCAGCACGTCAACAACTGATTATCACCTATATTGGTCAATCCATCAGTGAAAATGAAACCATCCCCGCCTCTGTGATCCTGCATGAATTGCTGGATATTATGCAGTCGCACTATCAATTAACAGACCTAGTAACCAAACAACCACTGCAAGGCTTTAGTCCCCGCTATTTTAAGCAAGATGCTAGCTTAATAAGCTATAGCCAAGTGGACTATGCCACCGCCTGTGCGCTACGTCAGCAACAACCTGAAGCAACGCCTTGGTGGCAAGGAAACTTAGCAAGTGAGCCACATAACAGCATAGATATTAATACGCTCTTTGCTTTTTTCCGCCACCCACAAAAATATTTCTTACAAAAAAGTTTAAGTATTCGCCTCAGTCAAATTGAGAGCGATGCCCCTGAACGGGAAGTATTTAGTTTAGACGGTATGGAAAGTTACCTGATTAATCAGCAATGGGTCGAAGCAAAATTGAACGATAGTAATTTATCACTGGCCAAACTAAAAGCGCAAGGTCGTTGGATAGTAGGTGAACTAGGCGAAGTGGTCTTTAATTCTTTGGAACAAGAGATTGAACAATTTGTCAGTAAAATTGCCGCCAAAGAAGTGGGTGATCCGATAGCGCCATTAGCCATTGATATTGCTATCGGTGAGCTGCGACTCACTGGCACTTTAGCGAATTTACACAGCGAAGGCAGTTTGTTTTATCGCTATTCGCCGATGAAAGGCAAAGATTTCATTATTGCTTGGCTACATCATTTAATTATCAACCGTATCCAGCCACAAAGCACTCATTTAGTCACCCAAGATGATTTTATCAGCTTTTTACCTATACATATTCAAGGCGATGAATTAGAGCGCTTTATCCAATATTTTATCGCAGGCCAAAGTCAACCCGATGTATTTTTTACCGAAGCCGCTTTTGTTTATATCAAGCAGCAACATAGTTTAAATCAACCCAAAAGTCGCAGTAAAGTACCTGCTTTATTAAAAGCACAAACAGCGTTTAGTGAGGCATTGGAAAAAAGCTATGAACCTGAATTAGGTTTGCTGTATCAGAACCTAGAGTCAGTTGAAGAGTTGTTAGGAGTAGAGTTTGAGAAATATTGTTGTGAATTGTTATTGCCAGTTTGGGAAGCAGTGCATGGTGGTTAGATTATATATAAAATTTAAATAAGCCAAAATCTATGCCTTGGTGTCAGTTTTAGTCTATGCTTCAGTTATTAGGTGTATTCATTATTTTTCAAAAAACAACCCCATTATGCAGCCTTTATTTAGTCGCGTAACGATACTTTTATTATTAATAACCCCATACCATTTAGTGCAGGGAGATGCTTTATTTTCTGCACAAAATCAAACCTTATATGTGCCATTTTTGCATTATCAGGGACAAAATTATCAGGCAGAATTTTCGCTCATTAACAGCCAGCAACTACAATTAAAACCAGCCATACCTAGATCAGATCAACCTGTCTATGGTACTAATACCACTGTTAATACCGCATTAGATTTTACGGTACAACGGGTAAATTTTGCTGGTCAACTTTACGATGCCAGTATTAGCTATCAACAAGGGGATATTTTTACAATCAATGATCTTGTGCCTAGCGATGAAAGCCACCCTAGCCGTGGCAAAGTCAATACAGCAACTTTAGTCAATAGCATCAGTCGTGAGCAATTTGATTTGATGGTTAGCTTATTTAATGCGCAACAGAGCACAGATTTTGCTATTAGTGCAAAAAATGCCATTCAGGTATATCGTATTAGTTATCAAACTATCGACCCTGCAGGCCTGATAACGGATGCCTCTGCCTTAGTCGCCTTTCCTGATGATATTAATAATAGCTATCCACTGGTAGCTTATCAACATGGTACCGAAGTATTAAGAACAGCAGCACCTAGCCAAGACCCTATTGATATAGCGACCCTTAGTTTTGCCGCCAGTGGTTATGTGGTGGTTTCTACTGATTATTTGGGCTTAGGCGACTCAGAGTTATTGCACCCATTTTTACATGCTCACTCGCTTGCGACTGCTGTTATTGATGCCTTGCGTGCAACCAAACAACTTTCTGTTGAACATAATATTAGCTTAAATAATCAGCTATTTTTAATTGGTTATTCTGAAGGTGGCTATGCAACCATGGCAGTACATCGCGAATTACAACAAAACTATGCTGATGAATTTACAGTAACCGCCTCAGCCCCTTTAGCTGGCTCCTATGACTTAGTCATGACCTTACAAGAGCAATTCGCAACTGCGACACCACTGGCCAGCCCTTATTATTTACCTTACACTCTATTGGCAGCCAATCAAATTTATGGCTATAGCGAACAACTCAGTGATATTTTTCAAGCACCTTATGCACAAAGGGTGCAACCCGCCCTCCGCGCTTGCTGAGATAAAATAATAAGGTAAACTCCTCTCAATAAACTTAATTTCAAACTATCAGAGTATTGAACAGATACCCCGTCAAGAGGAGTTCGCCCATTAAAATCATGAATGAAAATACAAAAAATATCAATAAAGACGACATCCTAAATCAAACCGGCAACCTAATAGATCTTGTAGAAAAAGCCTACAAGTCAGGTACAGCAGCTCATAAGGTTGAACAAGATATATTCACTGAACTATTGAAGATGGGGCATATACTGCTGGGATATTTATTTGCTTTATATCAAGGGAGCGACCAAGGAGAAACAATAGAGCTATCCGATGGACGCCAAGTCAAAAGGTTGCCAACTCAACACAAACGAAGCTACTTATCTCTATTTGGTGAGTTCAACTTATTTCGTTGGGTCTACGGCACTCGGGAAGGACAAAAGCTTGACTGCATTCCAATGGACAAGCAGCTTCAGTTGCCATCTAGCAAGTACTCCTATTTACTACAGGATTGGGGGCAATCGTTAGTGGTGGCGGTTCCTTATGCCGAGGCAAGCAAGGTGATCAAGAGGATTTTCTCCCTATCATTTCCAGTCAGTGCTCTAGAGCGAACAGTCTTGTCGACTTCAAGTTTCACGAACGCCTATTTTGATCGCCAAACAAGTGTTCAACAGGCAGAGCCTGGTCAAATAATCGTGACATCAGCCGACTGTAAAGGCGTAGTCATTCGTAAGCCAAGTGCAGAGAAAACAGATTCCAAACAAGAGAACAAGCCTGCCAATATTGAACAGGTGACACCGAAAGGGCATTACGGCAATAAAAAAATGGCTGTAGTAGGTGCCTCATATTCTGTAGATCCTTACCCAAGAACGCCAGAAAAAGTCTTGGAAGCACTCTTTCGATCCGGGGATCCATTAACAGCAGAAATCACCGAACAGGTGAGACCCAAGCCTGTTAACAAACATGTCAGGGCCTGTATGGATCGAGACAATAAGGACACGTTGCAACCGGCACGCGAGACTATTTTCTCATGGATCGGGGGTGAAATTAAGCAGCGCAACCCAAGTGGTAATAATACTGTTGTCTTAATTATGGATGGTGAAAAAAAGCTATGGGAAATGGGAACCGAAATGATGGCTCCGGAAAATTGCATTCAAATACTGGATATTATCCATGCAGCCTCCTACCTATGGAAAGCCGCCGAAGCACTGTCCCTGGATAGCTCTACCAAAGATAATATACTGGTTGTTAAAAAGTACATGGGTTTTCTTCTGAATGGACAGGTCAAAAAAGTGATTCGAAGCTTTCGCCATCTGGCAACACGTCGAAAAATAACAGGTAAGAGGCTTGAGCAGATTAAAATAAGCTGCGGGTATTTAGAGAGTAATGCAGGGCGTATGCGTTACAACGAATATTTGGCAGCGGGTTACCCTATTGGGTCCGGTATCATCGAAGGTGCTTGCCGCCATATTATTGTCGATCGGATGGAAGAATCAGGGATGCGCTGGGTAATGGCAGGGGCAAAAGCCATACTGGGGCTACGTTGTATTTATATTAATGGAGATTGGGAACAGTTTATGGGTTTTAATATCCAACAAGAACAACGGACAATTCATCCTGCTACAGCTAATATATTAGAAGCAGTTAATGATAATGTGTTTTCACAATTAAAAGTTGCTTGAAGTTTTAGGTTTGAGCGGAGGGCGGGTTGCACCCATGCACAAAGCATTACGGATTTGTATGATGGGCTAAATAGTCATTGGGCTATCAATGCTTTCCTCCCTGAAAAACAAGAACTATACTCTGCTAAATTTCAGGCACAACTTGCAGACTCGCAAAATTCATTAATCATGGCGGCACTTGCAGAAAATAATACCTATCAAAATTGGATTCCTAGTACGCCAATGTATTTATTGCATTGTATCAATGATAACCAAGTGCCTTTTAATAACTCTCAACTTGCCTATGCTTATTTTCAGTCAGTAGGCGCAATGCAGGTACAGTTAATGCCCATTGATGACCCAGAACTTAATCAAGATAACGTGCATATCAATTGTGCTTTGCCATTACTATTAAAAGGTGTGAATATGTTTGCTCCTCTGTTGCAGTAACTTAGAAGTGGGGACTTATATCACCTTCACTCCTTAGCTATCTGTATATACAGAAACCCTAATTTTCCAGCACCTAATTTGAGTGCTAAAATCAAATATTAATTCTTATTATGTCTCAGGCAATGCATGTTGAATAGCGCCAACCCACCCAATAAAATCACTATTATCCGACTATCTGCGATAGGTGATGTATTAATGCTACTGCCTGCAGTACGCCTATTAAAAAAACAATTTCCAAAAACACAAATTGATTGGCTGATAGATCGACCGATAGCCAGTCTCTTAGCGGAACTAACTGAAGTCAATGTTGTTGCAATTGATAAACCCAAATCTATACCTGCTTATTGGCAGTTTAGACAACAATGGAAGAATGTCCATATTGGCCAGTTACTTAGCTTTCAAACAAGTTTAGTCAGTAATTTAGTCATGGCACTATTACCTGCGAAGCATAAAACTGGTTTTGGTTCGCCTTATGCTCGTGAAGGCCATCAGCTGTTTAGCAATACCGCTTATGATTTACCCTATCATTTACATCAGGTAGAAATATTTTTTGCTTTAGCGCAAAAATTTGCAGGCATTGATGATCCACTAGAAATCACAGCCGCTGACCTTAGGCTGCCAATTAGTCAGAAGGATACACTCTGGGCAAGTGAGCATCTACAAACTAGTCCACAATGGATCGCTATTAATCCAATGGCTTCCACTCAAGAAAAAACTTGGAGCCAACAGAACTATATCGAACTTATCAAGCAATTACAGCAACAATATCCTAAGCAACAAATTGTGCTGACTGGTGGGCCTAGTACTACTGAAATTGAATTTGGCCAACAGATCCAACAGCAGATACCTGCACCTTGCCTCAATTTAATTGGAAAAACTACCCTGACCCAATTAGCCGCCATTCTTCAACAAGCCAGCTTAGTTATTTCGCCTGATACAGGCCCCTTACACCTTGCTAATGCAATGGCTACTCCTGTTATTGGCTTATATGCAGTGACTCGACCTGAGTATATTGGCCCTTATCTACAATTAGACAATTGCATTAATATTTATGAACAAACTGCACAAGAAGTGATGCATAAGTCCGCTACAGAGCTTGCTTGGCAGAAAAAAATCTCCAGCTTGACTGCCATGCAAAATATTACTGTTGCGCAAGTTTTAACCAAAATAGATGCCTTAAAAATATGAAAATTCTAATTTTTTCTCCTTCATGGGTGGGAGATATGGTGATGGCGCAGACCCTCTTTAAAACACTATTGCAACAATACCCTGATGCTCAATTGGATGTTATTGCGCCGCCTTGGCCTTATGACTTATTGCAACGCATGCCTGAAGTCAGCAATCATTATAAAATTGAGGTGCAACGCGGTAAATTTAGCTGGCAAGTACGCCGCGCTATGGCTGCACAGTTAAAAAATAACCACTATGCTCAAGTAATTACCATGCCTATTACTTGGAAGTCTGCGTTGATTGGTTAT
Coding sequences:
- a CDS encoding exodeoxyribonuclease V gamma subunit, translated to MFILHSSNKTEHLLEHLSTIIQTAPLSSPFSKEVFLIQSQGMERWLSQQLAQRLQVFANFEFLFPGKFFSQMARDVQQSLHSDSFDRELMVWRFELLLRDLDAPVFTSLRQYLSGENIDLKRFQLATHLAQIFDQYQLMRPTMLNNWQVGKLHFNSTSEKWQQALWKKLTAQIGTQHRGALWLQAIALFNQLDEQALSAQLPERISIFGLNTMPPLFMEFLQGLARHTDVHLYLLNPAQAFWADIVARKQADLEEFDNGHPLLASLGQQGREYQQMLLDRAFAIELDSFAENEAQNESESLTNLQQLQNDILNNLTEAFPLEKDHSISIHSCHSRLREIEVLKNQILHALETDPEIKLRDIVIMAPDIQQYAPFINAVFDDIQHAIADRSLRSTNSSLDAFLRLLRITQGRFGWQEVMDLLKQEEVYRCFGLNATDVELIGHWVAATNIRWGKSAQHKKQLQLPESPENTWLAGLERMLMGYAVGSDDEFIAGTLPYIDIEGTSAQALGGLHDFLQLLFSASRELAKANTLENWANRLIYFLDLLFPAEALDANQQAEKRQVTEILQELNTELAELHQQPVALAVILSWLEGRVEESKSANGFLRGQLTFCSMLPMRSIPFKVIALLGMNEGEFPHIDQHLTFDLLANDFKPGDRSRRSDDRYQFLEILLSARQQLIITYIGQSISENETIPASVILHELLDIMQSHYQLTDLVTKQPLQGFSPRYFKQDASLISYSQVDYATACALRQQQPEATPWWQGNLASEPHNSIDINTLFAFFRHPQKYFLQKSLSIRLSQIESDAPEREVFSLDGMESYLINQQWVEAKLNDSNLSLAKLKAQGRWIVGELGEVVFNSLEQEIEQFVSKIAAKEVGDPIAPLAIDIAIGELRLTGTLANLHSEGSLFYRYSPMKGKDFIIAWLHHLIINRIQPQSTHLVTQDDFISFLPIHIQGDELERFIQYFIAGQSQPDVFFTEAAFVYIKQQHSLNQPKSRSKVPALLKAQTAFSEALEKSYEPELGLLYQNLESVEELLGVEFEKYCCELLLPVWEAVHGG
- a CDS encoding heptosyltransferase I, which encodes MLNSANPPNKITIIRLSAIGDVLMLLPAVRLLKKQFPKTQIDWLIDRPIASLLAELTEVNVVAIDKPKSIPAYWQFRQQWKNVHIGQLLSFQTSLVSNLVMALLPAKHKTGFGSPYAREGHQLFSNTAYDLPYHLHQVEIFFALAQKFAGIDDPLEITAADLRLPISQKDTLWASEHLQTSPQWIAINPMASTQEKTWSQQNYIELIKQLQQQYPKQQIVLTGGPSTTEIEFGQQIQQQIPAPCLNLIGKTTLTQLAAILQQASLVISPDTGPLHLANAMATPVIGLYAVTRPEYIGPYLQLDNCINIYEQTAQEVMHKSATELAWQKKISSLTAMQNITVAQVLTKIDALKI